One Capsicum annuum cultivar UCD-10X-F1 chromosome 2, UCD10Xv1.1, whole genome shotgun sequence genomic window carries:
- the LOC107853321 gene encoding uncharacterized protein LOC107853321, protein MIGCKGAPTPMTSTTTLTASVNDPPTDGNIYPRVIGKLHYLSFTRPDIAFIVSKLSQFMHNPRHCHWKSVKRLLHYLHHTCQYGIRIAKAPDSRLVVYSDSYWAGDPEDRTSTSGYVIFMGNTPISWSSKKQRSISRSATEAEYRGVAAAFAETNWLTNLLRELRPLKGVSQVRTKILKYIMFTQLIKWLTYSQNQFPKPLLYNNFPSWVLLTPPTYGGVIKDKINCYFLNFKFSSSFSLGLLYIDKYYPFLSLSLCCIVFIYTQSTINDKYRSFHSINSLILHKLNLQPRGQ, encoded by the exons ATGATAGGTTGTAAAGGAGCACCTACACCTATGACTTCAACTACCACTTTGACAGCTTCGGTGAATGATCCTCCAACTGATGGTAATATTTATCCACGGGTAATTGGAAAGTTGCACTACTTATCCTTTACACGTCCTGATATTGCCTTCATAGTTAGCAAGCTTTCTCAATTTATGCACAATCCACGTCATTGTCACTGGAAATCAGTCAAGCGATTACTTCATTATCTTCATCACACCTGCCAATATGGTATACGGATAGCAAAAGCTCCAGATTCTCGTCTGGTTGTTTATTCTGATTCGTATTGGGCTGGTGATCCAGAAGATCGCACCTCTACATCTGGATATGTTATTTTCATGGGCAATACACCAATTTCCTGGTCCTCAAAGAAACAACGCTCAATCTCTCGATCCGCTACAGAAGCTGAGTACAGAGGTGTGGCTGCTGCTTTTGCAGAAACCAACTGGCTCACAAATCTTCTTCGTGAACTTCGTCCACTTAAGGGGGTTTCGCAG GTCAGAACAAAGATATTGAAGTACATCATGTTCACTCAGCTGATCAAGTGGCTGACATACTCACAAAACCAATTCCCAAAGCCACTTTTGTACAACAATTTTCCAAGTTGGGTGTTGTTGACACCACCAACTTACGGGGGcgtaataaaggataaaataaattgctattttttaaatttcaaatttagtagTTCCTTCTCTTTAGGACTCTTGTATATAGATAAGTATTATCCTTTTCTTAGTTTATCTCTttgttgtattgtatttatatatactcAGTCTACAATCAATGATAAGTATCGTTCCTTTCATTCCATTAACAGTCTTATACTTCATAAGTTGAACCTACAACCAAGAGGCCAATAA